A genomic region of Candidatus Zymogenaceae bacterium contains the following coding sequences:
- a CDS encoding nuclear transport factor 2 family protein, producing the protein MSIPLHHRLRIPAVLLLVASIMLSVVSCRKSLSDEDLIRGIIESAARAAVEKDIKGVTEHVSDSYKDEYGNDRDALKGLLFVYFRQYDRINVYIRDTEITVEGDRAEAAVKVVFTGGETLEEIGDVVPSSGGGYLLEIKLEREDGEWKAVRSRWTDIGFMEAL; encoded by the coding sequence ATGAGCATTCCGTTACATCATCGGCTCCGCATCCCGGCCGTCCTTCTCCTGGTCGCTTCCATCATGCTCTCTGTAGTCTCGTGCCGAAAGAGTCTCTCGGACGAGGATCTGATTCGGGGAATAATCGAGAGCGCCGCCCGGGCCGCCGTTGAAAAGGACATCAAGGGCGTCACCGAGCACGTATCGGACTCATACAAAGATGAGTACGGCAACGACCGGGACGCCCTGAAGGGATTGTTATTCGTCTATTTCAGACAGTACGACCGCATCAATGTGTACATCCGGGATACCGAGATCACCGTGGAGGGGGATCGGGCCGAGGCGGCCGTGAAGGTGGTATTTACCGGCGGGGAGACTCTGGAGGAAATCGGCGATGTGGTGCCCAGCTCCGGCGGCGGATATCTGCTGGAGATAAAACTGGAGAGGGAAGACGGCGAATGGAAGGCGGTGCGCAGCCGCTGGACGGATATCGGCTTCATGGAAGCCCTCTGA